In the genome of Natronomonas salina, the window ACCCGTTCGTCCGGCCCGCGGAGCTACCCGACGAGCTCCGGGACCTCGAGGCGGACGTCTGCATCGTCTTCGGCCGCGAGAGCGTCGGCCTGGCCAACGAGGAGCTCGAGCGGCTCGACCGCGTCTGCTCGATCCCCGCCAGCGGCGACTACCCGGTCCTCAACCTCGCGCAGGCCGCGACGATCGTCCTGTACGAGCTTCGGGAGCTGACCGTCTCGGAGACCCAGCATCCCGACGAGGCCCACGAGCGAGCGAACGAACACGAACTCGAGGGGCTCTACGAGACGTTCGACGACTACCTCCGCGACGTCGGCCACCCCGAGGAGAAAATCCCGAAGACGAACCGGCTGTTCCGGCGCCTCCTCGCCCGGGCGCACCCGACCGGCCGGGAGGCCCGGACGTTGCGCGGCGTGCTCCGTCGCGGGGCGATGCGGGCGACCGGAGAGATACCCCGGCCTGACGACGAACCGGACAGCAGAGAAGAAAACTAATCGCCGGCCGCCGCCAGATCCCTACTGCCCGACCAGTTCGCCGCGCGTCCTGAGGACCGCGTTCCGCAACCGCGGGAGGTAGTGGGTGAGGTTCGTCGTCGTCAGGATTCCGACGAGCGCCCCGTCGTCGACGACCGGTAGCCGACGGAT includes:
- a CDS encoding RNA methyltransferase; protein product: MPQIAVAVVGAETPGNVGTIARSMKNFGLTDLYLVDPPELDPEGEAYGFAGHAREDVLPNATTVDFEYLVENFYTVACTAITNEDATKHVRYPFVRPAELPDELRDLEADVCIVFGRESVGLANEELERLDRVCSIPASGDYPVLNLAQAATIVLYELRELTVSETQHPDEAHERANEHELEGLYETFDDYLRDVGHPEEKIPKTNRLFRRLLARAHPTGREARTLRGVLRRGAMRATGEIPRPDDEPDSREEN